One window of the Granulicella arctica genome contains the following:
- a CDS encoding VWA domain-containing protein, protein MKPACAFALTLGLAATMLGQAPIERRAPQRSTEQPVQTLHVETRLVNVALNVVDTKGAPVGGLQKEDFELLEDGHLQKLAVFERESTTPLSIVLAIDASESVLRNERLEKDAAKHFVKALLRTQDELDLMDFSDTVREIVPFTNDPRRIEAGLNEIQRGDATALYDAIYLAGQRLQSTSGANGRRRVIVLITDGGDTVKGSHYTQALEQAQRAGAMVFSIIIIPVYADAGRNTGGEHALIQIANDTGGKYYYVEDPKDLEPAFRKISDDLRTQYLLGYYAPPRDSESSFRTIKIRMKDPAMQQKVDLRYRTGYYGDSK, encoded by the coding sequence GTGAAACCTGCCTGTGCTTTTGCGCTGACGTTGGGGTTGGCAGCGACGATGCTGGGGCAGGCTCCGATTGAGCGTCGTGCGCCGCAGAGGTCGACGGAGCAGCCGGTGCAGACGCTTCACGTGGAGACGCGGCTGGTCAACGTTGCGCTGAATGTGGTGGATACGAAGGGTGCGCCGGTGGGCGGACTGCAGAAGGAAGATTTCGAACTGCTTGAGGATGGACATCTGCAGAAGCTTGCGGTGTTCGAGCGGGAGTCGACGACACCGCTGTCGATTGTGCTGGCGATCGATGCAAGTGAGAGTGTGCTGCGCAACGAGCGGCTGGAGAAGGATGCGGCGAAGCACTTCGTGAAGGCGCTGCTGCGGACTCAGGACGAGTTGGACCTGATGGATTTTTCGGATACGGTGCGGGAGATTGTGCCGTTTACGAACGACCCGCGGCGCATCGAGGCCGGACTGAATGAGATTCAGCGGGGCGATGCTACGGCGCTCTATGACGCGATCTACCTTGCAGGGCAGCGGCTGCAGAGTACGAGTGGAGCGAATGGACGGCGGCGGGTGATCGTGCTGATTACGGACGGCGGCGACACGGTGAAGGGCTCGCACTATACGCAGGCGCTGGAGCAGGCACAGCGGGCGGGGGCGATGGTGTTCTCGATCATCATTATCCCGGTGTATGCGGATGCGGGACGGAATACTGGTGGGGAGCATGCGCTGATCCAGATCGCGAACGATACGGGTGGGAAATACTACTACGTGGAAGATCCGAAAGACCTGGAGCCGGCGTTTCGCAAGATCTCGGATGACCTGCGGACGCAGTATCTGCTGGGCTACTACGCTCCGCCACGGGATAGTGAGAGCTCGTTCCGGACGATCAAGATTCGGATGAAGGACCCTGCGATGCAGCAGAAGGTGGATCTGCGGTATCGCACTGGATATTATGGCGACTCGAAGTAA
- a CDS encoding molybdenum cofactor biosynthesis protein MoaE has protein sequence MQIAITRDVIESARIMEEMKAGSDGAVCLFDGIVRNNTRGRQTLFLDYEAYEVMALQQMKGLAAEAIAKFGVRDVALVHRLGRLEIGESSVLIVVASAHRGAAFDACRWLIDTLKKTVPIWKKEQFVDGAVWADGEPFPEEIVPAAVVEG, from the coding sequence ATGCAGATTGCTATTACGAGAGACGTGATCGAGTCTGCGCGGATCATGGAGGAGATGAAGGCCGGGTCGGATGGGGCGGTCTGCCTCTTCGACGGGATTGTGCGGAATAATACGCGCGGCCGTCAGACGCTGTTCCTCGATTACGAGGCGTATGAGGTGATGGCGCTGCAGCAGATGAAGGGGCTGGCTGCGGAGGCGATTGCGAAGTTCGGCGTGCGGGATGTGGCGCTGGTGCATCGGCTGGGACGGCTGGAGATTGGGGAGTCGAGCGTGCTGATCGTGGTGGCTTCGGCACACCGTGGGGCGGCGTTCGATGCGTGTCGATGGCTGATCGATACGTTGAAGAAGACGGTGCCGATCTGGAAGAAGGAGCAGTTTGTGGACGGCGCGGTGTGGGCGGATGGTGAGCCATTTCCTGAAGAGATCGTACCGGCTGCGGTGGTCGAGGGGTGA
- a CDS encoding inositol monophosphatase family protein — MKKFEFAHIAEGIARKAGSLLRGFYEKGVATEYKGDVDLVTEADRASEQLISERLKAVFPEHGVYGEEGTRDRLEGEYRWYIDPLDGTTNFAHQFPVFCVSMGLERRAPGLAADQDGEMIAGVIYDPLRDEMFSAERGRGAWLNGRKLKVSSTKTLAESLTATGFPSQKRHSSPNVHFYQQITLRSHGVRRAGSAALDLAYVACGRLDGYWEFKLNPWDTSAGVLLVEEAGGSVTHFDGGKFTLDSREVLASNGLIKGELEHIFKEMFAGRSLEPIPTPAEFAALRAASQG, encoded by the coding sequence ATGAAGAAGTTTGAGTTTGCACATATTGCTGAGGGTATTGCGCGTAAGGCTGGTAGCCTGCTGCGGGGCTTTTACGAAAAGGGTGTGGCGACTGAGTACAAGGGTGATGTGGACCTTGTGACGGAGGCGGATCGGGCCAGTGAGCAGTTGATCAGCGAGCGCCTGAAGGCGGTCTTTCCTGAGCATGGGGTGTATGGGGAAGAGGGAACGCGGGATCGGCTTGAGGGTGAGTATCGGTGGTACATCGATCCGCTGGACGGGACGACGAACTTCGCGCACCAGTTTCCGGTGTTCTGTGTGTCGATGGGTCTGGAGCGGCGTGCGCCGGGGCTGGCTGCCGACCAGGACGGCGAGATGATTGCGGGCGTGATCTACGATCCGCTGCGGGATGAGATGTTTTCGGCGGAGCGGGGGCGGGGTGCATGGCTGAATGGGCGCAAGCTGAAGGTGTCGTCGACGAAGACGCTGGCGGAGTCGCTGACGGCGACGGGCTTTCCGAGCCAGAAGCGGCATAGCAGTCCGAATGTGCATTTTTACCAGCAGATTACGTTGCGATCTCATGGGGTAAGGCGAGCGGGTTCGGCGGCGCTTGACCTGGCGTATGTGGCTTGCGGGCGGCTGGATGGGTATTGGGAGTTCAAGCTGAATCCGTGGGATACGTCGGCTGGCGTGTTGCTGGTGGAGGAGGCGGGCGGCAGTGTGACGCATTTCGACGGCGGGAAGTTTACGCTGGACAGCCGCGAGGTGCTGGCGAGCAATGGTCTGATCAAGGGCGAGCTGGAGCATATCTTCAAGGAGATGTTTGCGGGGCGTAGCCTTGAGCCGATACCGACGCCAGCTGAGTTTGCTGCGCTTCGGGCGGCATCGCAGGGGTAG
- a CDS encoding glycoside hydrolase family 25 protein, translating to MVEWASVAAAGKTFVYAKATEGAGNTDPYFHDNWNGIKQAGLLRGAYHFFHADQDATAQANNFVATLAKVNGTAQLNPGDLPATLDLEITSSLAPQAILEAAKTWLGIVGDATGRTPILYTYSSFWNQTLGNPKSMTEHLLWVARYTSAATPGPVGGWPSWTLWQHASAGSVDGIGGSVDLNVFCGSADDLNSLAGIAAVSPSGS from the coding sequence GTGGTCGAGTGGGCCTCGGTCGCCGCGGCTGGCAAAACATTTGTGTACGCGAAGGCGACGGAGGGCGCGGGTAATACCGACCCATACTTCCATGACAACTGGAACGGGATCAAGCAGGCTGGACTGCTGCGCGGGGCATACCACTTCTTTCATGCGGATCAGGATGCTACGGCACAGGCAAATAACTTTGTGGCGACGCTGGCCAAGGTAAACGGGACGGCGCAGCTGAATCCGGGCGATCTGCCGGCGACGCTTGACCTTGAGATTACGTCGAGCCTTGCGCCACAGGCGATTCTGGAGGCGGCGAAGACGTGGCTGGGGATCGTTGGCGATGCTACGGGGCGAACACCGATTCTGTATACCTATTCGAGCTTCTGGAACCAGACACTTGGGAATCCGAAGAGCATGACGGAGCACCTGTTGTGGGTGGCGCGGTATACGAGCGCGGCGACCCCGGGCCCGGTAGGAGGATGGCCGAGCTGGACGTTGTGGCAGCATGCTTCCGCGGGCAGTGTCGATGGCATTGGCGGGAGTGTCGATCTGAATGTGTTCTGCGGCAGTGCTGACGATCTCAATAGCCTGGCTGGCATAGCGGCTGTTAGTCCGTCTGGATCGTAG
- a CDS encoding 4Fe-4S dicluster domain-containing protein, producing MAYVIAEPCIGTKDSACVDACPVDCIHPKKDENGYSDAVQLFIDPVECIDCGACVPVCPVSAIYAGDDLPEKWAEYSEKNATHFGR from the coding sequence ATGGCATATGTAATCGCAGAACCGTGTATTGGAACGAAGGACTCGGCGTGTGTGGACGCCTGCCCGGTCGACTGCATTCACCCGAAGAAGGATGAGAACGGCTACAGCGATGCCGTGCAGCTGTTTATCGATCCTGTTGAGTGCATCGACTGCGGCGCCTGCGTTCCGGTGTGCCCGGTGTCGGCGATCTATGCCGGGGATGATCTGCCCGAGAAGTGGGCGGAGTATTCGGAGAAGAACGCGACGCACTTCGGTCGCTAA
- the recO gene encoding DNA repair protein RecO, whose amino-acid sequence MMQRQGEAIVLRTWPFLEADLLVSLFTRDQGRVKGVARHALRSRRRFGGALEPMTYVRATYAERPRQELVRLDAFEILSSPLARPIDYARTAALQLIAEVLEEALPEQAPEDAVFRLALAVLDELQVGRVWMPITYFALWMNRLMGWMPALGHCVVCGLDLRGGTVWHAPTVDGVTCEDDRRNGSVALSANAVMEADRMFRGTVRGLAEEEWPKGRAADLRRFALETLERHLERRLASARALGRL is encoded by the coding sequence ATGATGCAGCGACAGGGTGAGGCGATCGTTCTGCGGACCTGGCCCTTTCTAGAGGCCGATCTGCTGGTGAGCCTGTTTACGCGGGACCAGGGACGGGTGAAGGGCGTGGCGCGGCATGCGCTGCGGTCGCGGCGACGCTTTGGTGGAGCGCTTGAGCCGATGACGTATGTGCGGGCGACGTATGCGGAGAGACCGCGACAGGAGCTGGTGCGGCTGGATGCGTTCGAGATACTGTCTTCGCCGCTGGCACGACCGATCGACTATGCGCGGACGGCGGCGCTGCAGTTGATTGCGGAGGTGCTGGAGGAGGCGCTGCCGGAGCAGGCTCCTGAGGATGCGGTGTTCCGGCTGGCGCTGGCGGTGCTGGATGAGTTGCAGGTGGGTCGGGTGTGGATGCCGATTACGTACTTTGCGCTGTGGATGAATCGGCTGATGGGATGGATGCCCGCGCTGGGGCATTGCGTGGTGTGTGGGCTGGATCTGCGCGGCGGGACGGTCTGGCATGCACCGACGGTGGATGGGGTGACGTGCGAGGATGATCGGCGGAACGGGAGTGTGGCGCTTTCGGCGAACGCGGTGATGGAGGCGGACCGGATGTTTCGGGGGACGGTGCGGGGGCTGGCGGAGGAGGAGTGGCCAAAGGGCCGGGCGGCGGATCTGCGGCGGTTTGCTCTGGAGACGCTGGAGCGGCATCTGGAGCGACGGCTGGCGAGTGCGCGGGCGCTGGGGCGGCTTTAG